A stretch of the Gossypium hirsutum isolate 1008001.06 chromosome D07, Gossypium_hirsutum_v2.1, whole genome shotgun sequence genome encodes the following:
- the LOC107954551 gene encoding NAD-dependent malic enzyme 2, mitochondrial, which yields MWNLTRFASSRLSRTRRLFSSVIPGPCIVHKRGTDILHDPWFNKDTGFPLTERDRLGLRGLLPPRVISFEQQYDRFMESYHSLEKNTKGQPDGVVALAKWRILNRLHDRNETLYYRVLMDNIKDFAPIIYTPTVGLVCQNYSGLFRRPRGMYFSAKDKGEMMSMIYNWPAQHVDMIVLTDGSRILGLGDLGVQGIGIPIGKLDMYVAAAGINPQHVLPVMLDVGTNNQKLLEDRLYLGLRQPRLEGEEYLEIVDEFMEAVFTRWPKAIVQFEDFQMKWAFETLDRYRKKFCMFNDDIQGTAGVALAGLLGTVRAQGRTLADFPDQKIVVVGAGSAGLGVLSMAVQAVARMTGKNETAAQNFFLLDKDGLITKERKNLDPAAAPFAKDPGQIVGLREGASLLEVVKKVKPDVLLGLSGVGGVFSEEVLKALRESGSTRPAIFAMSNPTMNAECTAADAFKHAGENIVFASGSPFENINLGNGKVGYVNQANNMYLFPGIGLGSLVSGARFITDGMLQAAAECLASYMTDEEIQKGILYPSIDSIRHITAEVGASVLRAAVAEEVAEGHGDVGPKELAHMSKEETVEYVFRNMWYPIYSPLVQEK from the exons ATGTGGAACCTGACGCGATTTGCATCGTCGAGGTTGAGCCGCACACGACGGTTGTTCTCGTCGGTGATTCCTGGTCCTTGTATTGTTCACAAGCGTGGAACAGATATTCTTCATGATCCTTGGTTTAATAAG GATACTGGCTTTCCCTTAACAGAAAGAGATCGACTTGGGCTCCGTGGCCTCCTTCCGCCACGTGTGATATCATTCGAACAGCAATATGATCGTTTCA TGGAATCATATCACTCCTTGGAAAAAAATACTAAGGGCCAACCTGATGGTGTTGTTGCATTAGCCAAATGGAGGATCTTAAATAGATTGCATGACAGGAATGAAACACTATACTACAGA GTCCTTATGGACAACATCAAAGATTTTGCACCTATAATTTATACGCCGACTGTGGGGCTAGTATGTCAAAACTACTCTGGATTGTTTAGACGCCCACGAGGTATGTATTTCAGTGCGAAGGATAAAGGAGAGATGATGTCTATGATATATAATTGGCCAGCTCAACAT GTTGATATGATAGTCCTGACTGATGGCAGTCGAATTCTTGGCCTTGGTGACCTTGGAGTTCAGGGTATTGGAATACCAATTGGAAAACTTGATATGTATGTTGCTGCTGCTGGTATCAACCCACAACAT GTGCTCCCTGTTATGCTTGATGTTGGTACTAACAATCAGAAGCTACTTGAAGACCGGCTTT ATTTAGGATTAAGACAACCTAGGTTAGAAGGGGAAGAATATCTAGAAATTGTTGATGAGTTCATGGAAGCAGTTTTCACTCGTTGGCCTAAGGCTATTGTGCAG TTTGAAGATTTTCAAATGAAGTGGGCCTTTGAAACCTTGGACCGCTATCGGAAAAAGTTTTGCATGTTTAATGATGACATACAG GGAACTGCTGGAGTTGCGCTTGCTGGATTGTTAGGAACTGTAAGAGCACAAGGTCGAACATTGGCTGACTTTCCAGACCAGAAAATAGTTGTGGTGGGAGCTGGGAG TGCAGGGCTTGGTGTCCTTAGCATGGCTGTGCAAGCTGTTGCAAGAATGACAGGAAAAAATGAAACTGCTGCACAAAACTTTTTCCTACTTGATAAAGAT GGTCTCATCACTAAAGAGAGGAAGAATCTTGATCCAGCGGCTGCTCCATTTGCTAAGGATCCAGGACAGATAGTGGGACTTAGAGAGGGGGCTTCTCTACTTGAAGTG GTTAAAAAGGTCAAACCTGATGTGCTTCTTGGTTTGTCTGGAGTTGGCGGTGTGTTCAGTGAAGAG GTGCTCAAGGCTTTGCGTGAATCTGGTTCAACTAGACCTGCTATTTTTGCAATGTCAAATCCCACCATGAATG CTGAATGCACTGCAGCAGATGCTTTTAAGCATGCTGGAGAAAACATAGTGTTCGCCAGTGGAAGCCCTTTCGAAAATATCAATCTTG GTAATGGAAAAGTGGGCTATGTAAATCAAGCAAATAACATGTACCTGTTCCCAGG GATTGGTTTGGGAAGTTTGGTCTCAGGTGCTCGCTTTATAACTGATGGAATGTTGCAAGCTGCTGCTGAATG CCTTGCATCTTATATGACGGATGAAGAAATTCAGAAGGGCATCTTGTATCCATCTATCGACAG TATTCGGCATATTACAGCCGAGGTCGGAGCATCTGTTCTGCGAGCTGCTGTTGCGGAAGAAGTGGCGGAAGGGCATGGAGATGTGGGTCCTAAAGAATTGGCTCATATGTCGAAA GAGGAGACGGTGGAATACGTATTTCGAAATATGTGGTACCCCATTTACAGTCCACTTGTTCAGGAAAAGTAg